A portion of the Pseudoxanthomonas sp. JBR18 genome contains these proteins:
- a CDS encoding ethanolamine ammonia-lyase subunit EutB, whose translation MSFMYRLEGKVWAFADLRALLAKASPARSGDQLAGVAAGSELERMAARHCLADVPLRRFLNDAVIPYERDEVTRLILDTHDAAAFAPVAHLTVGAFRDWLLSEQADSVALARLAPGITPEMAAAVSKLMRHQDLILVASKCRVVTRFRNTIGLPGTLAVRLQPNHPTDDLRGVAASLVDGLLYGAGDAVIGINPVSDHLGVLGDQVRMLDGIIQGLEIPTQSCVLTHVSNSLRLIERGAPVDLVFQSIAGTQAANASFGVDLKLLAEAHAAVRALDRGTVGGNAMYFETGQGSALSADAHHGVDQQTCEARAYAVARAFDPLLVNTVVGFIGPEYLYDGKQIIRAGLEDHFCGKLLGLPLGCDICYTNHAEADSNDMDVLMTLLAAAGLTFMIGVPGADDIMLMYQSTSFHDALYLRRLLQRRRAPEFEQWLQRMGIAQADGQLRPLRDTRPEALDRLLAYMPAQGPA comes from the coding sequence ATGAGCTTCATGTATCGCCTGGAAGGCAAGGTCTGGGCCTTTGCCGACCTGCGCGCGCTGCTGGCCAAGGCCAGCCCGGCGCGCTCGGGCGACCAGTTGGCCGGCGTGGCCGCCGGCTCCGAGCTGGAGCGCATGGCCGCGCGCCATTGCCTGGCCGACGTGCCGTTGCGCCGCTTCCTCAACGATGCGGTGATCCCCTATGAGCGCGACGAGGTCACCCGGCTGATCCTGGATACGCATGATGCGGCGGCCTTCGCGCCGGTCGCGCACCTGACCGTGGGCGCGTTCCGCGACTGGCTGCTGTCCGAGCAGGCCGATAGCGTGGCGCTGGCCCGTCTGGCGCCGGGCATCACCCCGGAGATGGCCGCTGCGGTGAGCAAGCTGATGCGCCATCAGGACCTGATCCTGGTGGCCAGCAAGTGCCGCGTGGTCACCCGGTTCCGCAACACCATCGGCCTGCCTGGCACGCTGGCCGTGCGCCTGCAGCCCAACCATCCCACCGACGATCTGCGCGGCGTGGCCGCCTCGCTCGTGGATGGGCTGCTCTACGGCGCTGGCGATGCGGTGATCGGCATCAATCCGGTGAGCGACCACCTGGGCGTGCTGGGCGATCAGGTCCGCATGCTCGACGGCATCATCCAGGGGCTGGAGATCCCCACCCAGTCCTGCGTGTTGACCCATGTGAGCAACAGCCTGCGGCTGATCGAACGCGGGGCACCGGTGGATCTGGTGTTCCAGTCCATCGCCGGGACCCAGGCGGCCAATGCCAGCTTCGGCGTTGACCTCAAGCTGCTGGCCGAGGCGCACGCGGCGGTGCGCGCGCTGGACCGGGGTACCGTGGGTGGTAACGCGATGTACTTCGAGACCGGGCAGGGCAGCGCGCTGTCGGCCGATGCGCATCACGGCGTGGACCAGCAGACCTGCGAGGCGCGCGCCTACGCGGTGGCGCGCGCGTTCGATCCGCTGCTGGTCAACACCGTGGTCGGTTTCATCGGGCCGGAGTATCTCTACGACGGCAAGCAGATCATCCGCGCGGGCCTGGAGGATCACTTCTGCGGCAAGCTGCTGGGCCTGCCGCTGGGCTGCGACATCTGCTACACCAACCATGCCGAGGCCGATTCCAACGACATGGACGTGCTGATGACGCTGCTGGCCGCGGCCGGGCTGACCTTCATGATCGGCGTGCCGGGGGCCGACGACATCATGCTGATGTACCAGAGCACGTCCTTTCACGACGCGCTGTACCTGCGCCGGTTGCTGCAACGCCGGCGCGCCCCGGAGTTCGAGCAGTGGCTCCAACGCATGGGCATCGCACAGGCCGATGGCCAGCTGCGTCCCCTGCGTGATACGCGGCCCGAGGCGCTGGATCGCCTGCTGGCCTACATGCCGGCGCAGGGCCCGGCATGA
- a CDS encoding gluconate 2-dehydrogenase subunit 3 family protein, which yields MQRRELLKMIAATTGMAMIGLPAVVFGQAQLPVPPANNAFSKAQVALMDEIAETILPRTDTPGAKDAGLGLFMAQFVTDCYDAKQQAIFRAGLADVDKRAKGGFLALTPAQRTELLRTLDAEARNVSPDPDKAEDQGADTAATPPHYFTMLKQLVLFGFFTSQVGATEVLRYVAIPGRYDGDMAYEPGTPAWAT from the coding sequence ATGCAACGACGCGAACTGCTCAAGATGATCGCCGCCACCACCGGCATGGCCATGATCGGCCTGCCGGCGGTGGTGTTCGGCCAGGCCCAGCTGCCAGTCCCGCCGGCCAACAATGCCTTTTCCAAGGCGCAGGTGGCGCTGATGGACGAGATCGCCGAAACCATCCTGCCGCGCACCGACACGCCGGGCGCCAAGGATGCGGGCCTGGGACTGTTCATGGCGCAATTCGTGACCGATTGCTACGACGCCAAACAGCAGGCGATCTTCCGCGCCGGCCTGGCCGATGTGGACAAGCGGGCCAAGGGCGGCTTCCTGGCGCTCACGCCGGCGCAGCGCACGGAACTGCTGCGCACGCTGGACGCCGAAGCCCGCAACGTCAGCCCCGATCCGGACAAGGCCGAAGACCAGGGTGCCGACACTGCGGCCACCCCGCCGCATTACTTCACCATGCTCAAGCAGCTGGTGCTGTTCGGCTTCTTCACCTCGCAAGTCGGCGCGACCGAAGTGCTGCGCTATGTCGCCATCCCCGGACGCTATGACGGCGACATGGCCTACGAGCCCGGCACGCCGGCCTGGGCGACCTGA
- a CDS encoding TonB-dependent receptor has protein sequence MNEPAATPAIPATHSSRPRPHPLACALAAVLVVSALPLHAQEASSNDDQTGSKPTELGKVIIKGTREIKDVTGGAFGVVSKLNTPFSISAVPSEALQDKQPPSVYEAFAGDASVTRQAGGAYTGWGSFISVRGIPISSTDGSQKLNGVPITTWGLSLPMEVMDQIQLMKGASGFMYGFTSPGGAVNYVTKKPVEGSLLSVDFGWTSDNLLKEHVDIGRGATDGSGLGFRLNAVNENGTTPTGTDVKRQSIALSTTANLTDAITWSFDSIYLKSEFDKPAPMIYVSAYNQAKLPSADDVVRNPQANEAYDNPRFLYVGTGFNWKFAPGWNADLRYTHSRTDQIYSKGYLNLLDASGRYQDRVFESRTTYDNDDAQLLVSGEVDVLGTSNKLVFGATVIRQQEDRGLSHQYPGFVSYGYRNLYTSTAFDYTPIDVKNQRMFPNNGNEQKAFFVSDTIEFTPNWLAIVGVRFTHYQQHQNLYTFASATDFSKTRIDLSTDETTPTLALMYKPQADTTFYASYSEALEPGNSVQQVYANAGQLTDPNTSKQWEIGYKQDGRTVRATAAAFRVDRGTGYANEANYWVQSGISRYQGLDASIDVKLTDDLAVGASAVWLDKADYLNASSPWLLDKKVPGAFDYSGAVHVDYALSSIEGLSFSGQARYTGRTVAYENAGRQLTIETPSYTLVDVSAKYQQLVGAHALTYRAGVNNLFDKSYWIGGSATYMFLGDPRTFFASVTLDF, from the coding sequence ATGAACGAGCCCGCCGCCACGCCCGCCATTCCGGCCACGCACTCTTCCCGTCCCCGCCCGCACCCGCTGGCCTGCGCGCTGGCCGCGGTGCTGGTCGTCAGCGCGCTGCCACTGCATGCGCAGGAAGCCAGCAGCAACGATGACCAGACTGGCAGCAAGCCGACCGAGCTGGGCAAGGTGATCATCAAGGGCACGCGCGAAATCAAGGACGTGACCGGCGGTGCGTTCGGCGTGGTGTCCAAGCTCAACACGCCGTTCTCCATCTCCGCGGTCCCCTCCGAGGCGCTGCAGGACAAGCAGCCGCCTTCGGTGTACGAGGCCTTCGCCGGCGACGCCAGCGTCACCCGCCAGGCCGGTGGCGCCTACACCGGCTGGGGTTCGTTCATCTCGGTGCGCGGCATCCCGATCTCCTCCACCGACGGCAGCCAGAAGTTGAACGGCGTGCCGATCACCACCTGGGGCCTGAGCCTGCCGATGGAGGTCATGGACCAGATCCAGCTGATGAAGGGCGCGTCCGGTTTCATGTACGGCTTCACCTCCCCCGGCGGCGCAGTCAACTACGTGACCAAGAAGCCGGTGGAAGGCAGCCTGCTCAGCGTCGACTTCGGCTGGACGTCCGACAACCTGCTCAAGGAGCACGTGGACATCGGCCGCGGCGCCACCGATGGCAGCGGCCTGGGCTTCCGCCTCAACGCGGTCAACGAGAACGGCACCACGCCGACCGGCACCGACGTCAAGCGCCAGTCCATCGCCCTGTCCACGACCGCCAACCTGACCGATGCAATCACCTGGTCGTTCGACTCGATCTACCTGAAATCCGAGTTCGACAAGCCCGCGCCGATGATCTACGTCAGCGCCTACAATCAGGCCAAGCTGCCCAGCGCCGATGACGTGGTGCGCAACCCGCAGGCCAACGAGGCCTACGACAACCCGCGCTTCCTCTACGTCGGCACCGGCTTCAACTGGAAGTTCGCGCCGGGCTGGAACGCGGATCTGCGCTACACCCACAGCCGCACCGACCAGATCTACTCCAAGGGCTACCTCAACCTGCTCGACGCCAGCGGCCGCTACCAGGACCGCGTCTTCGAGAGCCGCACCACCTACGACAACGACGACGCCCAGCTGCTGGTCAGCGGCGAGGTGGACGTGCTGGGCACCAGCAACAAGCTGGTCTTCGGCGCCACCGTGATCCGCCAGCAGGAAGACCGTGGCCTGTCTCACCAGTACCCGGGCTTCGTGAGCTATGGGTATCGCAACCTGTACACCAGCACCGCGTTCGACTACACGCCGATCGACGTCAAGAACCAGCGCATGTTCCCCAACAACGGGAACGAGCAGAAGGCGTTCTTCGTCAGCGACACCATCGAGTTCACGCCCAACTGGCTGGCCATCGTCGGGGTGCGCTTCACCCACTACCAGCAGCACCAGAACCTGTACACGTTTGCTTCGGCCACGGACTTCAGCAAGACCCGGATCGACCTGAGCACCGACGAGACCACCCCGACCCTGGCCCTGATGTACAAGCCGCAGGCCGACACCACCTTCTATGCCAGCTACTCCGAGGCATTGGAACCAGGTAATTCGGTGCAGCAGGTCTATGCCAACGCCGGGCAGTTGACCGACCCCAACACCAGCAAGCAGTGGGAGATCGGCTACAAGCAGGACGGCCGTACGGTGCGCGCCACGGCCGCGGCCTTCCGCGTGGACCGCGGCACCGGCTACGCCAACGAGGCCAACTACTGGGTGCAGAGCGGCATCAGCCGCTACCAGGGCCTGGATGCATCGATCGACGTCAAGCTGACCGACGACCTCGCTGTCGGCGCCTCGGCGGTGTGGCTGGACAAGGCCGACTACCTCAACGCGTCCTCGCCCTGGCTGCTGGACAAGAAGGTGCCAGGCGCGTTCGACTATTCCGGCGCGGTGCACGTGGACTACGCGCTGAGCTCGATCGAGGGCTTGTCCTTCTCCGGACAGGCGCGCTACACCGGCAGGACCGTGGCCTATGAGAACGCCGGCAGGCAGCTGACGATCGAGACGCCTTCGTACACGCTGGTGGATGTGTCGGCCAAGTACCAGCAGTTGGTGGGCGCCCATGCGTTGACCTACCGTGCGGGCGTCAACAACCTGTTCGACAAGTCGTACTGGATCGGCGGCTCGGCCACCTACATGTTCCTGGGCGATCCGCGTACGTTCTTCGCCAGCGTCACCTTGGACTTCTAA
- a CDS encoding GMC family oxidoreductase gives MADNHYDAIVVGSGISGGWAAKELTERGLKVLMLERGRNIEHIKDYVNAGKEAWDYPHHDTPTQQMKADHPVLKRDYPLSESTNGMWADEKDCPYTETKRFDWFRGYHVGGRSLMWGRQSYRLSDIDFGANAKEGIAVDWPIRYADIAPWYDHVERFAGIAGTTEGLDVLPDGQFLPPIPLNIVEKDVAARLKKSFGGTRHMIHSRTANITEPKPEQGRVNCQYRNKCILGCPFGAYFSTQSSTLPAAMATGNLTLRPFSIVKEVLYDKDRKRAKGVEIIDAETGQTYVFTAKVVFLNASAFNSTWLLMNSATEVWEGGLGSSSGELGHNVMDHHFRVGASGRVDGYEDKYYYGRRPCGFYIPRFRNLNGERRDYLRGFGYQGGASRTGWSRDIAELNIGADLKQALSVPGEWRIGMTAFGEILPYHDNTISLNHAVKDKWGLPVLAMDVSLRDNEHAMRKDMGADAGEMLEAAGVKDVQVYESDYAPGMGIHEMGTARMGRDRKTSVLNMHNQVWDAPNVYVTDGACMTSASCVNPSLTYMALTARAADHAVRELKAGNL, from the coding sequence ATGGCAGACAACCACTACGACGCGATCGTCGTCGGCTCCGGCATCAGCGGCGGCTGGGCAGCCAAGGAGCTGACCGAGCGCGGCCTGAAAGTCCTGATGCTCGAACGCGGCCGCAACATCGAGCACATCAAGGACTACGTTAACGCGGGCAAGGAGGCCTGGGACTATCCGCATCACGACACGCCCACCCAGCAGATGAAGGCCGATCATCCGGTCCTCAAGCGCGACTATCCGCTGTCGGAGAGCACCAACGGCATGTGGGCCGACGAGAAGGACTGCCCCTATACCGAGACCAAGCGCTTCGACTGGTTCCGCGGCTATCACGTGGGCGGGCGCTCGCTGATGTGGGGCCGGCAGAGCTATCGCCTGTCGGACATCGACTTTGGCGCCAACGCCAAGGAGGGCATCGCGGTGGATTGGCCGATCCGCTATGCCGACATCGCGCCGTGGTACGACCATGTCGAGCGCTTCGCCGGCATCGCCGGTACCACCGAAGGGCTGGACGTGCTGCCCGATGGGCAGTTCCTGCCGCCGATCCCGTTGAACATCGTCGAGAAGGACGTCGCCGCGCGGCTGAAGAAATCCTTCGGCGGCACGCGCCACATGATCCACTCGCGCACGGCCAACATCACCGAGCCCAAACCCGAGCAGGGCCGGGTCAACTGCCAGTACCGCAACAAGTGCATCCTGGGCTGCCCGTTCGGCGCGTACTTCTCCACACAGTCCTCCACGCTGCCGGCGGCGATGGCCACCGGCAATCTCACGTTGCGCCCGTTCTCCATCGTCAAGGAAGTCCTGTACGACAAGGACCGCAAGCGTGCCAAGGGCGTGGAGATCATCGACGCGGAGACCGGACAGACCTACGTCTTCACGGCCAAGGTGGTGTTCCTCAACGCCTCGGCGTTCAACTCGACCTGGCTGCTGATGAACTCGGCCACCGAGGTGTGGGAAGGCGGTCTGGGTTCGTCCTCCGGCGAGCTGGGCCACAACGTCATGGACCACCACTTCCGCGTGGGTGCGTCGGGGCGCGTGGACGGCTACGAGGACAAGTACTACTACGGGCGCCGGCCGTGCGGCTTCTACATCCCGCGCTTCCGCAACCTCAATGGCGAGCGACGCGACTACTTGCGCGGCTTCGGCTATCAGGGCGGCGCCAGCCGCACCGGCTGGTCGCGCGACATCGCCGAGCTCAACATCGGCGCCGACCTCAAGCAGGCGCTGAGCGTGCCGGGTGAGTGGCGCATCGGCATGACCGCCTTCGGCGAGATCCTGCCCTACCACGACAACACCATCAGTCTGAACCACGCCGTCAAGGACAAGTGGGGCCTGCCGGTGCTGGCGATGGACGTGTCGTTGCGCGACAACGAGCACGCCATGCGCAAGGACATGGGCGCCGATGCCGGCGAGATGCTGGAGGCCGCCGGGGTGAAGGACGTGCAGGTCTACGAGAGCGACTACGCGCCGGGCATGGGCATCCACGAGATGGGCACCGCGCGCATGGGGCGCGACCGCAAGACCTCGGTGCTGAACATGCACAACCAGGTCTGGGACGCGCCCAACGTGTACGTGACCGACGGGGCCTGCATGACCTCGGCCTCCTGCGTGAATCCGTCGCTGACCTATATGGCGCTGACCGCGCGCGCGGCCGACCATGCCGTGCGCGAACTCAAGGCGGGGAATCTGTGA
- a CDS encoding nitrilase-related carbon-nitrogen hydrolase — protein MNPPVKIAAVQLCTGTAVADNNRQIERAVREAAAAGARLVCLPEAANLLLPEVTAYPAACVPEAQDTTLAMCRSLASELGLWLHTGSLLVRTEEGDRIWNRSHLITPSGTIAARYDKLHTFDVKLGGAGDFRESTSVKPGTGAPVVVHIAPLGITLGMSICYDVRFGYLHRALAKAGADVLLVPASFSVITGPLHWDVLLRARAIETGSYVIAAAQCGERAGLKVYGHSRVISPFGELLAEAQEAPTILYADLDPDQSRQTRARLPCLEQERALLPADVITVTD, from the coding sequence ATGAATCCACCTGTGAAGATCGCCGCTGTCCAGCTGTGCACCGGCACCGCAGTGGCCGACAACAACCGCCAGATCGAGCGCGCCGTGCGCGAGGCCGCTGCCGCAGGCGCCCGCCTGGTCTGCCTGCCCGAAGCCGCCAACCTGCTGTTGCCCGAGGTCACCGCGTATCCCGCGGCCTGCGTGCCCGAAGCGCAGGACACCACCCTGGCGATGTGCCGCTCGCTGGCCAGCGAATTGGGACTCTGGCTACATACCGGATCACTCCTGGTGCGCACCGAGGAGGGCGACCGCATCTGGAATCGCAGTCATCTGATCACGCCCTCCGGCACGATCGCCGCGCGCTACGACAAGCTGCACACCTTCGACGTCAAGCTGGGCGGCGCTGGCGATTTCCGCGAGTCCACCAGCGTCAAGCCCGGCACGGGCGCCCCGGTCGTCGTCCACATCGCACCGCTGGGCATCACCCTGGGCATGTCGATCTGTTACGACGTGCGCTTCGGCTACCTGCATCGGGCCCTGGCCAAGGCCGGCGCCGACGTGCTCCTGGTGCCGGCGTCGTTCTCGGTCATCACCGGTCCGCTGCATTGGGACGTGCTCCTGCGCGCCCGCGCCATCGAGACCGGCAGCTACGTCATCGCCGCGGCGCAGTGCGGCGAACGTGCAGGCCTCAAGGTGTATGGCCACAGCCGGGTGATCTCGCCCTTCGGCGAGCTGCTGGCCGAGGCGCAGGAGGCACCGACCATCCTCTACGCCGACCTCGATCCCGACCAGTCCAGGCAGACCCGCGCACGCCTGCCTTGCCTGGAGCAGGAACGTGCCCTGCTCCCTGCGGACGTCATCACCGTCACGGACTGA
- a CDS encoding TIM barrel protein, producing MTSSLNRRDLLRGTLLGGIGLAASTRLPALAQAAPTTKGHLKQSVARWILHDLSIDQLCRTVKQLGLSAIDLVGPADWPTLKAHGIDSAMCNGAELGLTKGFAATEFHDELVTRYMRHIDLVAEAGYRNLICFSGNRNGMDPLQGMRNAEVGLKRLLGHAEKRGVVLVMELLNSRVDHPDYLCDHSAWGVELCKRIGSSNFGLLFDIYHMQIMEGDIIASIRRNHEYFVHYHTAGVPGRHELDDTQELNYAAICRAIRDTGFGGYVAHEFSAEHSDPMDALRQAIALCDV from the coding sequence ATGACCTCCTCCTTGAACCGACGCGACTTGCTGCGCGGCACGCTGCTGGGCGGGATCGGCCTGGCCGCCTCGACCCGCCTGCCCGCGCTGGCGCAGGCCGCGCCAACGACCAAAGGCCACCTCAAGCAGTCGGTGGCACGCTGGATCCTGCATGACCTGTCCATCGACCAGCTGTGTCGTACGGTCAAGCAACTGGGGCTGTCGGCGATCGATCTGGTGGGCCCGGCGGACTGGCCGACGCTCAAGGCCCACGGGATCGACAGCGCGATGTGCAACGGCGCCGAGCTCGGCCTGACCAAGGGGTTCGCGGCCACCGAATTCCATGACGAACTGGTCACGCGCTACATGCGCCACATCGACCTGGTCGCCGAAGCCGGCTACCGCAACCTGATCTGCTTTTCGGGCAACCGCAACGGCATGGATCCGCTGCAGGGCATGCGCAACGCCGAGGTCGGCCTCAAGCGCCTGCTCGGCCACGCCGAAAAGCGCGGCGTGGTGCTGGTCATGGAACTGCTGAACTCGCGCGTGGACCACCCGGACTATCTGTGCGACCACTCGGCCTGGGGCGTGGAGCTGTGCAAGCGCATCGGCTCGTCCAACTTCGGCCTGCTGTTCGACATCTACCACATGCAGATCATGGAAGGCGACATCATCGCCAGCATTCGTCGCAACCATGAATACTTCGTCCACTACCATACCGCCGGCGTGCCCGGACGGCATGAGCTGGACGACACCCAGGAACTCAACTACGCCGCCATCTGCCGCGCGATCCGCGACACCGGCTTTGGCGGCTACGTCGCGCACGAGTTCAGCGCCGAGCACAGCGACCCGATGGATGCGCTGCGCCAGGCCATCGCCCTGTGCGACGTGTGA
- a CDS encoding LuxR family transcriptional regulator — protein sequence MHDTPSSLTLQHLVPAADSITGCITSALEIARAIGFDALIYDFTPVPLTPEGAMISPSFIELRNMPEEMRRLWMEQGLYQQDPVQALALRGSSPFFWSYHAKEASALQASLGDATVAVSTVLQDWRYSRGVTVPLHMPGNRFATLTGLWRDESYAEVEDVRDLSLMRLTYLAHATNDRLLGLFGKDELTPAGMKLSVRERECIALAAQGLSTKQIAARLNRAESTIVLHLQTAARKLGGRNRAHAIARAAHFGYLSS from the coding sequence ATGCATGACACCCCCAGCTCGCTCACGCTCCAGCATCTGGTCCCGGCCGCCGACAGCATCACCGGCTGCATCACCAGCGCGCTGGAGATCGCCCGGGCGATCGGCTTCGATGCGCTGATCTACGACTTCACCCCGGTACCGCTGACCCCTGAGGGCGCGATGATCAGCCCGAGCTTCATCGAGCTGCGCAACATGCCCGAGGAAATGCGGCGCCTGTGGATGGAGCAGGGCCTGTACCAGCAGGACCCGGTGCAGGCGCTGGCGCTGCGCGGGTCCAGCCCGTTCTTCTGGTCCTACCACGCCAAGGAAGCTTCGGCCCTGCAGGCCAGCCTGGGCGATGCGACCGTGGCGGTTTCCACCGTGCTGCAGGACTGGCGCTACTCGCGCGGGGTCACCGTGCCGCTGCACATGCCCGGGAACCGCTTCGCCACGCTCACCGGCCTGTGGCGCGACGAAAGCTATGCCGAGGTGGAGGACGTGCGCGATCTCAGCCTGATGCGCCTGACCTATCTGGCCCATGCCACCAACGACCGCTTGCTGGGGCTGTTCGGCAAGGATGAGCTGACTCCGGCCGGGATGAAGCTGAGCGTGCGCGAGCGCGAGTGCATCGCGCTGGCCGCGCAGGGCCTGTCGACCAAGCAGATCGCCGCGCGGCTCAACCGCGCCGAGTCGACCATCGTGCTGCACCTGCAGACCGCGGCCCGCAAGCTGGGGGGGCGCAACCGCGCCCATGCCATCGCCCGTGCGGCGCATTTCGGATACCTGAGCAGTTGA
- a CDS encoding MFS transporter — MTQPVGTPTRPLRKAWIPFALALAPINLMLSVDRNAFMIVASQVQGEFGFSLEQMSYLLASIAWTYGIFQLPSGWLIQRFGFRRLMGIALVLWSLAIGLMPLASGFGGMLVLRLLLGAAQAPDWPSSVAAIAAWFPAEKRSRFTSLALSGQYIGPFIGAVATGLLTYHLGWRACFYLYAGIGLVLFALWWGLSRHVEHAGTPPAHRSTPIWPQVRALLSLRTTWLMSTFYFCLISIQAFFLSWMPVYLTKERGASLTESSWYSGMPWLTLYASVTLYGFWADFRIRRGHSLRAARLPAAVVGFCLGMSLALVPWIANVGVVVGILCLSLFGVGLVQGVVWSTVQDLGGERTALLASWTSFWGNMSAGLFPIIMAYLVEWTGEWKYAFMAPLACSIAGLVLAFFIPFNGRTEAAGASR, encoded by the coding sequence ATGACCCAGCCCGTCGGCACCCCAACGCGGCCTCTGCGCAAGGCGTGGATTCCCTTCGCCCTGGCCTTGGCGCCGATCAACCTGATGCTGTCGGTGGATCGCAATGCCTTCATGATCGTGGCCTCGCAGGTGCAGGGGGAGTTCGGCTTCAGCCTGGAGCAGATGTCCTACCTGCTGGCCTCGATCGCCTGGACCTACGGCATCTTCCAGCTGCCCTCGGGCTGGCTGATCCAGCGCTTTGGTTTCCGCCGATTGATGGGCATTGCCCTGGTGCTGTGGTCGCTGGCGATCGGCCTGATGCCGCTGGCCTCTGGCTTTGGCGGGATGCTGGTGCTACGCCTGCTGCTGGGCGCGGCGCAGGCACCGGACTGGCCCAGCTCGGTGGCGGCCATCGCCGCCTGGTTTCCGGCCGAGAAGCGCTCGCGCTTCACCTCGCTGGCGCTGTCGGGACAGTACATCGGGCCGTTCATCGGGGCGGTCGCCACCGGACTGCTCACCTATCACCTGGGATGGCGCGCCTGCTTCTACCTCTACGCGGGCATCGGCCTGGTGCTGTTCGCACTGTGGTGGGGCCTGAGTCGGCATGTGGAACATGCCGGCACGCCGCCGGCCCATCGTTCCACCCCGATCTGGCCGCAGGTGCGTGCGCTGCTGTCCCTGCGCACCACCTGGCTGATGTCGACGTTCTACTTCTGTCTGATCAGCATCCAGGCCTTCTTCCTGAGTTGGATGCCGGTCTACCTGACCAAGGAACGCGGCGCCAGCCTGACCGAATCGAGCTGGTACTCGGGCATGCCGTGGCTGACGCTGTATGCCAGCGTCACGTTGTATGGATTCTGGGCGGACTTCCGCATCCGCCGCGGTCACAGCCTGCGCGCCGCGCGATTGCCGGCGGCGGTGGTCGGCTTCTGCCTGGGCATGTCGCTGGCGCTGGTGCCGTGGATCGCCAACGTCGGCGTGGTGGTCGGCATTCTGTGCCTGTCGCTGTTCGGCGTGGGTCTGGTGCAGGGTGTGGTGTGGTCCACGGTGCAGGACCTGGGCGGCGAGCGTACCGCGCTGCTGGCGAGCTGGACCTCGTTCTGGGGAAACATGAGCGCCGGTCTGTTCCCGATCATCATGGCCTATCTGGTCGAGTGGACAGGCGAGTGGAAGTACGCGTTCATGGCGCCGCTGGCCTGCAGCATCGCGGGGCTGGTGCTAGCGTTCTTCATTCCCTTCAATGGACGCACCGAGGCCGCCGGCGCCAGCCGTTGA
- a CDS encoding proline iminopeptidase-family hydrolase: MSSNTAQREGYAPFNGHQTWYRVTGTLESGKVPLVVAHGGPGCTHDYVDAFADLAEDGRAVIHYDQLGNGRSTHLREAPSAFWSIALFLEELDNLTAHLGVAGRYNLLGQSWGGVLSAEHAVRRPAGLNALVICSSPSSFPVWVSEALRLRQDLPPDVRQALERHEASGDYGHPEYLAATEVFYRRHVCRLETWPDEVRRTFDAMASDPTVYLAMNGPTEFHVIGSLRDWDIGERAAQINVPTLVLSGRHDEATPACVAGYVDGIPGARWVLMEESSHMCHVEERAKTMHEIGRFLAAHDPSSRAST; encoded by the coding sequence ATGTCAAGCAACACCGCGCAGCGCGAGGGTTACGCGCCCTTCAACGGACACCAGACCTGGTACCGCGTCACCGGGACGCTGGAATCCGGGAAGGTACCGCTGGTGGTCGCGCACGGCGGGCCCGGTTGCACGCACGACTACGTCGATGCCTTTGCCGACCTGGCAGAGGATGGGCGCGCGGTGATCCACTACGACCAGTTGGGCAACGGCCGCTCCACCCACCTGCGCGAGGCGCCCAGCGCGTTCTGGTCCATCGCGCTGTTCCTGGAAGAACTCGACAACCTGACCGCACACCTGGGCGTCGCCGGACGCTACAACCTGCTGGGGCAATCCTGGGGCGGGGTCCTGTCAGCCGAGCATGCCGTGCGGCGGCCTGCCGGTCTCAATGCGCTGGTGATCTGCTCATCACCGTCCTCGTTCCCGGTCTGGGTGAGCGAGGCACTGCGGCTGCGACAGGACCTGCCCCCGGACGTGCGCCAGGCCCTGGAGCGCCACGAGGCAAGCGGGGACTACGGCCATCCTGAGTACCTGGCGGCCACCGAGGTCTTCTATCGTCGCCACGTGTGCCGGCTGGAGACCTGGCCAGACGAGGTCAGGCGCACCTTCGATGCGATGGCCAGCGACCCGACGGTGTATCTGGCGATGAACGGACCGACCGAGTTCCACGTGATCGGCTCGTTGCGCGACTGGGACATCGGCGAGCGCGCCGCGCAGATCAACGTGCCGACGCTGGTGCTGTCAGGGCGCCACGACGAGGCCACGCCCGCGTGCGTGGCCGGCTACGTCGATGGCATCCCCGGTGCGCGCTGGGTGCTGATGGAGGAGTCCTCGCACATGTGCCACGTCGAAGAGCGCGCCAAGACCATGCACGAGATCGGCCGGTTCCTGGCCGCGCACGATCCATCCTCCAGGGCCAGCACATGA